The following proteins are co-located in the Noviherbaspirillum sp. UKPF54 genome:
- a CDS encoding nucleotidyltransferase domain-containing protein: MSIADCLFPPPVQNILRVVYATPDKSFMLKDLIERAGTGRGNGQRHVELLLAAGVLKEGPRQGRQRTISANTKFPLYPELQSICRKSFGLIEPIRDALRPFEEEIGEAFVFGSVARGADTHQSDIDLMVVGTAPMMEVMETLAKAEEVLGRPVHLNMYTPEEWADLRVHDPVVSHISTDSIVRILPNAETA; the protein is encoded by the coding sequence GTGAGTATTGCCGATTGCTTGTTTCCGCCGCCGGTTCAAAACATCCTTCGAGTTGTCTATGCGACACCGGACAAGTCGTTCATGCTAAAGGACCTCATTGAACGGGCGGGCACTGGTCGAGGTAATGGCCAACGGCACGTCGAACTCTTACTTGCGGCCGGCGTCCTCAAAGAAGGCCCTCGACAAGGGCGCCAACGAACTATTAGCGCAAATACAAAATTTCCACTTTATCCCGAACTTCAAAGCATCTGTCGAAAGTCCTTTGGCCTTATTGAGCCGATTCGTGACGCGCTCAGACCGTTTGAGGAAGAGATTGGAGAGGCTTTCGTTTTCGGCTCTGTGGCAAGGGGAGCAGACACGCATCAAAGCGATATTGATTTGATGGTAGTGGGCACGGCGCCCATGATGGAAGTAATGGAGACATTGGCGAAGGCAGAGGAGGTATTGGGGCGTCCAGTGCATTTGAACATGTATACTCCCGAAGAATGGGCCGACTTGAGGGTTCATGACCCTGTCGTTAGCCATATCTCCACCGACTCCATCGTGAGGATTCTCCCTAATGCCGAGACCGCTTGA
- a CDS encoding YgcG family protein, which produces MSILRILLGMILALLLTAAGAQEFVPVPPLTARVNDQAGMLTAQQRDALENVLKEYEERTGSQIAILVVSKTEPEAIEQYGIRVFDQWKLGRKGVDDGVLLLVAKNNPPALRRLRIEAGRGVQGVLTDAQSKRILQDVIAPHFRQNDFYGGLAAGVSAITSLLDQEKFPAPQGKQADQDEGFSPFPLALIFLFMILFLLQQARSARRYMHSRGGWGRSSGIILGGGSGYGGFGGWGDGGNGGRSGGWGGGSSGGFSGGGGSADGGGASGDW; this is translated from the coding sequence ATGAGCATTCTGCGCATCTTGCTGGGCATGATCCTGGCGCTGCTGCTGACGGCGGCGGGCGCGCAGGAGTTCGTCCCGGTGCCGCCCCTGACGGCGCGCGTGAACGACCAGGCCGGCATGCTCACCGCCCAGCAGCGCGACGCGCTGGAAAACGTGCTCAAGGAATACGAAGAACGCACCGGCAGCCAGATCGCGATCCTGGTGGTAAGCAAGACTGAACCGGAGGCAATCGAGCAGTATGGCATCCGCGTGTTCGATCAGTGGAAACTCGGCCGCAAGGGCGTGGATGACGGCGTGCTGCTGCTGGTGGCGAAGAACAATCCGCCTGCCCTGCGTCGCCTGCGCATCGAGGCCGGGCGCGGCGTGCAAGGCGTGCTCACCGATGCGCAATCCAAGCGCATCCTGCAGGACGTGATTGCGCCGCATTTCCGTCAGAACGATTTCTACGGCGGCCTGGCGGCAGGCGTGTCCGCCATCACCAGCCTGCTCGACCAGGAAAAATTCCCGGCGCCGCAAGGCAAACAAGCCGACCAGGACGAGGGATTCTCTCCCTTCCCGCTGGCGCTGATTTTCCTCTTCATGATTCTGTTTCTGCTGCAGCAAGCGCGCTCGGCGCGCCGTTACATGCACAGCCGCGGCGGCTGGGGACGCTCGTCGGGCATCATCCTGGGCGGCGGCAGCGGATATGGCGGCTTCGGCGGCTGGGGCGACGGCGGAAACGGTGGCAGAAGCGGCGGCTGGGGCGGCGGATCATCGGGCGGCTTTTCCGGCGGCGGCGGCAGCGCCGACGGCGGCGGCGCATCGGGAGACTGGTAA
- a CDS encoding organic hydroperoxide resistance protein, with the protein MQILYKAQATASGGRDGRAVSSDNKLDVKLSMPKELGGPGGEGTNPEQLFAAGYSACFLSALKFVAMHAKVALPADASVTANIGIGPNGNGGFGLSGALRVSIPGLERETAQALVSKAHEVCPYSNATRGNIEVDVALA; encoded by the coding sequence ATGCAGATCCTGTACAAGGCACAAGCAACCGCATCCGGCGGCCGTGACGGACGCGCCGTCAGCAGCGACAACAAGCTCGACGTCAAGCTGAGCATGCCGAAAGAACTCGGCGGTCCTGGCGGAGAAGGCACCAATCCGGAGCAATTGTTCGCCGCCGGCTATTCCGCCTGCTTCCTGTCCGCGCTGAAGTTCGTCGCGATGCATGCCAAGGTGGCGCTGCCGGCCGACGCCTCCGTCACCGCCAACATCGGTATCGGCCCGAACGGCAATGGCGGGTTTGGCCTTTCCGGCGCGCTGCGCGTGAGCATTCCTGGTCTGGAACGCGAAACGGCGCAAGCCCTGGTCAGCAAGGCGCATGAAGTCTGCCCGTACTCGAACGCGACGCGCGGCAATATCGAGGTCGACGTAGCGCTGGCCTGA
- the dacB gene encoding D-alanyl-D-alanine carboxypeptidase/D-alanyl-D-alanine-endopeptidase, producing the protein MLAACTTAQELPVPLADAFKRAEIPLDAAGIYVREVGNGVNGPVLFASNARASFSPASTMKLVTSDAALELLGPAFTWKTLAFADGTQVGDVLHGDLIIKGSGDPKLVMENFWLFLRRIRSRGIREIHGNVLLDRSAFEQVAYDPAAFDADPLKPYNVGPDALLLNFKAMTFRFLPLEANRSVAISMDPPVDAFPLVAPRLTGGPCGDWRIRLQPVIDANGARFLGEYPASCGERTLYVHPYQMTHTQYFNLVFRRLWAELGGTITGDVRDGYVPPSARLVAQWESAPLSEVIRDINKYSNNVMARQVLLTIASHQLNLPASQERGADVVKAWLARKGIDAPELVVENGSGLSRAERISAATMGSLLDAAFRAPTMPEFIASMPLAGLDGTMRQRLNAQGVAGHAHIKTGTLADVRAVAGYVLAASGRRYVVVCLINHPNAMRGPEVQDMLLQWVYEHG; encoded by the coding sequence ATGCTTGCCGCTTGTACAACGGCGCAGGAGCTACCGGTTCCGCTGGCCGATGCCTTCAAGCGTGCCGAAATTCCGCTCGACGCCGCCGGCATCTACGTGCGCGAAGTCGGCAATGGTGTCAATGGCCCGGTGCTGTTCGCTTCCAACGCGCGCGCATCCTTCAGCCCGGCGTCGACCATGAAGCTTGTCACCAGCGATGCCGCGCTGGAATTGCTCGGCCCGGCCTTTACTTGGAAAACCCTTGCCTTCGCCGACGGCACACAGGTGGGCGACGTGCTGCACGGCGACCTGATCATCAAGGGCAGCGGCGACCCGAAGCTGGTGATGGAAAACTTCTGGCTGTTCCTGCGCCGGATACGCTCGCGCGGAATCCGCGAAATCCACGGCAACGTCTTGCTGGACCGCAGCGCGTTCGAGCAGGTCGCCTACGATCCGGCCGCGTTCGATGCCGATCCGTTAAAGCCGTACAACGTCGGCCCCGACGCGTTGCTGCTCAACTTCAAGGCCATGACGTTCCGCTTCCTGCCGCTCGAAGCGAACCGCTCGGTCGCGATATCGATGGACCCGCCGGTCGATGCGTTTCCCCTCGTGGCGCCGCGACTGACGGGCGGCCCGTGCGGTGACTGGCGCATCAGGCTGCAGCCAGTCATCGACGCCAATGGCGCGCGCTTCCTGGGCGAATATCCCGCGTCATGCGGCGAGCGCACCTTGTATGTGCATCCTTACCAGATGACGCATACCCAGTATTTCAACCTGGTGTTCCGCCGCCTGTGGGCCGAACTGGGCGGCACGATCACGGGAGATGTGCGCGACGGTTACGTGCCGCCGTCGGCGCGACTGGTGGCGCAGTGGGAGTCGGCGCCGCTGTCGGAAGTCATCCGCGACATCAACAAGTACAGCAACAATGTCATGGCGCGCCAGGTGCTGCTGACCATCGCGAGCCACCAGCTGAACCTGCCCGCCAGCCAGGAGCGCGGCGCGGACGTGGTCAAGGCCTGGCTGGCCCGCAAGGGAATCGACGCGCCCGAACTCGTCGTCGAGAACGGCTCCGGCCTGTCGCGCGCCGAGCGCATCTCGGCCGCGACCATGGGAAGTCTGCTGGACGCGGCATTCCGGGCGCCGACCATGCCGGAATTTATCGCCTCGATGCCGCTGGCCGGGCTGGACGGCACCATGCGCCAGCGCCTCAACGCGCAGGGCGTCGCCGGCCATGCCCATATCAAGACCGGCACGCTGGCCGACGTGCGGGCTGTTGCCGGCTATGTGCTGGCCGCGTCCGGCAGGCGCTACGTGGTGGTGTGCCTCATCAACCATCCGAATGCGATGCGCGGGCCGGAAGTGCAGGACATGCTGCTGCAATGGGTGTACGAGCACGGATAG
- a CDS encoding LemA family protein, producing MKIWIKWLSIAWIASLLSACGYNEFQAKDEAVKAAWGEVVNQYKRRADLIPNLVNTVKGYASHERDTLEAVTRARAAATSIQVTPEVLNNPEAFRKFQQAQGELSSALSRLMAVSENYPNLKADASFRDLQSQLEGTENRITVARQRYIQSVREYNTLARSFPTNLTAMMFHYEVKPSFMVEDEKAISNAPAVNFGK from the coding sequence ATGAAAATCTGGATCAAATGGCTGTCTATCGCCTGGATCGCCTCACTGCTCTCCGCCTGCGGCTACAACGAGTTCCAGGCCAAGGACGAGGCGGTCAAGGCGGCGTGGGGCGAAGTGGTCAACCAGTACAAGCGCCGCGCCGACCTGATCCCGAATCTGGTCAATACCGTCAAAGGCTATGCCTCGCATGAGCGCGACACGCTGGAGGCGGTGACGCGGGCGCGCGCGGCCGCAACCAGCATCCAGGTCACGCCGGAAGTGCTGAACAATCCGGAAGCGTTCCGCAAGTTCCAGCAGGCGCAGGGCGAATTGTCGTCTGCCTTGTCGCGCCTGATGGCGGTATCGGAAAACTATCCGAACCTGAAGGCCGACGCCAGCTTCCGCGATCTGCAGTCGCAGCTGGAAGGCACCGAGAACCGGATCACCGTCGCCCGCCAGCGCTACATCCAGTCCGTGCGCGAATACAACACGCTGGCCCGCAGCTTCCCGACCAACCTGACGGCGATGATGTTCCACTATGAAGTCAAGCCGTCGTTCATGGTGGAAGACGAGAAGGCAATCTCGAATGCGCCGGCGGTGAATTTCGGAAAATAG
- the groL gene encoding chaperonin GroEL (60 kDa chaperone family; promotes refolding of misfolded polypeptides especially under stressful conditions; forms two stacked rings of heptamers to form a barrel-shaped 14mer; ends can be capped by GroES; misfolded proteins enter the barrel where they are refolded when GroES binds), with translation MAAKEVVFGDAARAKMVEGVNILANAVKVTLGPKGRNVVLERSFGAPTVTKDGVSVAKEIELKDKLMNMGAQMVKEVASKTSDNAGDGTTTATVLAQAIVREGMKYVAAGMNPMDLKRGIDKAVHTTVDELKKIAKPCTTSKEIAQVGAISANSDASIGERIAEAMEKVGKEGVITVEDGKSLNDELEIVEGMQFDRGYLSPYFINNPDKQVAVLDNPFVLLFDKKISNIRDLLPVLEQVAKSSRPLLIIAEDIEGEALATLVVNNIRGILKTCAVKAPGFGDRRKAMLEDIAILTGGQVIAEEVGLTLEKATLNDLGQAKRVEIGKENTTIIDGAGQAAAIEARVKQIRVQIEEATSDYDREKLQERVAKLAGGVAVIKVGAATEVEMKEKKARVEDALHATRAAVEEGIVPGGGVALLRARANVQNLKGDNPDQDAGIKIVLRAMEEPLRMIVTNAGEEASVVVNKVIEGKGNFGYNAANGTYGDMVEMGVLDPAKVTRSALQNAASIAGLMLTTDCTVAELVEDKPAAPMGGMGGMGGMGGMEGMM, from the coding sequence ATGGCAGCTAAAGAAGTCGTATTCGGCGATGCCGCCCGTGCCAAGATGGTTGAAGGCGTCAACATTCTCGCCAACGCCGTTAAAGTCACCCTCGGCCCGAAAGGCCGCAACGTCGTGCTGGAGCGTTCCTTCGGCGCCCCGACCGTCACCAAGGACGGCGTTTCGGTCGCTAAAGAGATCGAACTGAAAGACAAGCTGATGAACATGGGCGCGCAGATGGTCAAGGAAGTTGCTTCCAAGACCTCCGACAACGCCGGTGACGGTACCACCACCGCAACCGTGCTGGCCCAGGCAATCGTGCGCGAAGGCATGAAGTACGTTGCCGCCGGCATGAACCCGATGGACCTGAAGCGCGGCATCGACAAGGCAGTGCACACCACTGTCGACGAACTGAAGAAGATCGCCAAGCCCTGCACCACCTCCAAGGAAATCGCCCAAGTCGGCGCCATCTCCGCGAACTCCGACGCTTCCATCGGCGAGCGCATCGCTGAAGCAATGGAAAAGGTCGGCAAGGAAGGCGTGATCACTGTCGAAGACGGCAAGTCCCTGAACGACGAACTCGAAATCGTCGAAGGCATGCAGTTCGACCGCGGCTACCTGTCCCCGTACTTCATCAACAACCCGGACAAGCAAGTTGCCGTTCTGGACAACCCGTTCGTCCTGCTGTTCGACAAGAAGATCTCCAACATCCGCGACCTGCTGCCGGTGCTGGAACAAGTCGCCAAATCGAGCCGTCCGCTGCTGATCATCGCTGAAGACATCGAAGGCGAAGCGCTGGCCACCCTGGTGGTGAACAACATCCGCGGCATCCTGAAGACCTGCGCAGTGAAGGCTCCGGGCTTCGGCGACCGTCGCAAGGCCATGCTGGAAGACATCGCTATCCTGACCGGCGGCCAAGTGATCGCTGAAGAAGTCGGCCTGACCCTGGAAAAGGCAACCCTGAACGACCTGGGCCAAGCCAAGCGCGTCGAAATCGGCAAGGAAAACACCACCATCATCGACGGCGCTGGTCAAGCTGCTGCGATCGAAGCCCGCGTCAAGCAAATCCGCGTGCAGATCGAAGAAGCGACTTCCGACTATGACCGCGAAAAGCTGCAAGAGCGCGTTGCCAAGCTGGCAGGCGGCGTTGCAGTGATCAAGGTTGGCGCTGCGACCGAAGTCGAAATGAAAGAGAAGAAGGCACGTGTCGAAGACGCGCTGCACGCAACCCGTGCCGCCGTTGAAGAAGGCATCGTTCCTGGCGGCGGCGTGGCCCTGCTGCGCGCTCGCGCCAACGTGCAAAACCTGAAGGGCGACAACCCCGATCAGGACGCAGGCATCAAGATCGTCCTGCGCGCGATGGAAGAGCCGCTGCGCATGATCGTCACCAACGCCGGCGAAGAAGCTTCCGTGGTCGTCAACAAGGTTATCGAAGGCAAGGGTAACTTCGGTTACAACGCTGCCAACGGTACCTACGGCGACATGGTCGAAATGGGCGTGCTGGACCCGGCCAAGGTCACCCGCTCGGCTCTGCAGAACGCAGCGTCGATCGCCGGCCTGATGCTGACCACCGACTGCACCGTTGCCGAGCTGGTTGAAGACAAGCCGGCTGCTCCGATGGGCGGCATGGGTGGCATGGGCGGCATGGGCGGCATGGAAGGCATGATGTAA
- a CDS encoding HNH endonuclease, with amino-acid sequence MLSGRAGFHFPMEPLMPNSLSRSRSIAHTCQGGRCYYCHVPTWLNIPDQFASQYRLSPNETRLSQATAEHLTARQDGGSNARPNIVAACYFCNSRRHRRKTPPSPEAYKLRVERQIAKGRWLVADT; translated from the coding sequence ATGCTCTCAGGGCGAGCGGGGTTTCATTTTCCTATGGAGCCTCTTATGCCCAATTCTCTGAGTCGTTCCCGTTCTATTGCCCACACCTGCCAAGGCGGCCGCTGCTATTACTGTCACGTGCCCACTTGGCTCAACATCCCTGACCAATTTGCTTCCCAGTACCGGTTGTCTCCGAACGAAACTCGCCTTTCGCAAGCGACTGCAGAACACCTAACTGCACGGCAAGATGGTGGGAGTAACGCACGCCCCAATATTGTCGCTGCGTGCTACTTTTGTAACTCCCGTCGCCATCGTCGCAAAACCCCTCCGTCGCCGGAAGCGTACAAGCTTCGGGTGGAAAGACAGATTGCGAAGGGCCGCTGGCTCGTCGCGGATACTTGA
- a CDS encoding M48 family metallopeptidase, whose protein sequence is MINATYFDGQSSRRQPVELLIHKRIVAIIGPDVRRSVRLSRIDVSEPLEHAPRILRLPGGGFVESSDPGLERLLRKNGYREPRVVKWQRNWPLSLLALVSLLALLVAGYQWGLPWAADTVAQHLPAAIEKKIGDGEWRLIDNVYMEASRLDEAEQARLRKMFAALRQPRGEKTPYRLEFRYSKVGPNAFALPNGVIVLTDQLVSLAQDDLAVMGVLGHELGHLQRRHSLRRLLQAVGVGMAVNLVIGDVSSALATMPTFLLDQKYSRDFERESDQYAIDMMRANGLSLSPMAQLFEKMADQRERAQLARATQAGAQQDEGDGGDDGDEDEEDQPDDRRQPRERAPGARQADYLSSHPSDAERVARLRAADAKP, encoded by the coding sequence ATGATCAACGCCACCTATTTCGATGGACAGAGTTCGCGCCGCCAGCCGGTCGAACTGCTGATCCACAAGCGGATCGTCGCCATCATCGGGCCCGATGTGCGGCGCTCGGTGCGGCTGTCCAGGATTGACGTTTCCGAGCCGCTGGAACATGCGCCGCGCATCCTGCGCCTGCCCGGCGGCGGCTTCGTCGAGAGCAGCGATCCCGGGCTGGAGCGCCTGTTGCGCAAGAATGGCTATCGCGAGCCGCGCGTGGTGAAGTGGCAGCGCAACTGGCCGCTGTCGCTGCTGGCGCTGGTGTCGCTGCTGGCGCTCTTGGTCGCCGGCTACCAGTGGGGCTTGCCGTGGGCCGCCGACACGGTCGCGCAGCACTTGCCCGCCGCGATCGAAAAGAAGATCGGCGACGGCGAGTGGCGGCTGATCGACAACGTCTACATGGAAGCGTCCAGGCTGGACGAGGCGGAACAGGCGCGCTTGCGCAAGATGTTTGCGGCCTTGCGCCAGCCGCGCGGGGAAAAGACGCCATACCGGCTTGAATTCCGATACAGCAAGGTCGGCCCGAATGCCTTTGCGCTGCCCAACGGGGTGATCGTGCTGACCGACCAGCTGGTCTCGCTGGCGCAGGACGATCTGGCGGTCATGGGCGTGCTCGGCCATGAACTCGGCCATCTGCAGCGCCGTCATTCGCTGCGCCGGCTGCTGCAGGCGGTCGGCGTCGGCATGGCGGTCAACCTGGTGATCGGCGACGTGTCCAGCGCGCTGGCGACGATGCCGACGTTCTTGCTGGACCAAAAGTACTCGCGCGATTTCGAGCGCGAATCGGACCAGTATGCGATCGACATGATGCGCGCGAACGGCTTGTCCTTGTCGCCGATGGCGCAGCTGTTCGAAAAAATGGCGGACCAGCGGGAACGCGCGCAGCTTGCGCGTGCCACCCAGGCGGGTGCGCAGCAAGACGAAGGGGATGGTGGCGACGATGGCGACGAAGACGAGGAGGACCAGCCCGACGACAGACGCCAACCGCGCGAGCGCGCACCGGGCGCCAGGCAGGCCGATTACCTCAGCTCGCACCCGAGCGACGCCGAGCGCGTCGCCCGGCTCAGGGCCGCAGATGCGAAGCCGTAG
- the groES gene encoding co-chaperone GroES: MNLRPLHDRVIVKRLDQETKTASGIVLPEAAAEKPDQGKVLAVGNGKILEDGKVRPLDVKVGDVVLFGKYSGQTVKVEGEEVLVMREEDIMAIVQK; this comes from the coding sequence ATGAACCTTCGTCCATTGCACGATCGCGTCATCGTCAAGCGCCTCGACCAGGAAACCAAGACTGCGTCCGGCATCGTTCTCCCGGAAGCCGCTGCGGAAAAGCCGGATCAGGGCAAAGTGCTCGCAGTCGGTAACGGCAAGATTCTGGAAGATGGCAAGGTCCGCCCGCTGGACGTGAAAGTCGGCGATGTCGTGCTGTTCGGCAAGTACTCCGGCCAGACCGTGAAGGTCGAAGGCGAAGAAGTGCTGGTGATGCGCGAAGAAGACATCATGGCAATCGTCCAGAAGTAA
- a CDS encoding MarR family winged helix-turn-helix transcriptional regulator has translation MSKSPTTDPLALDNQFCFALYSASLAMTKTYKPFLDKLGLTYPQYLVMLVLWQQDDILVKSIGEKLFLDSGTLTPLLKRLEASSLIARTRDEADERQVRITLTKEGRALKKKAQSIPHQVLCASGQSLDALEKLREQLSAIRNDLTRGNGG, from the coding sequence ATGTCCAAATCCCCTACGACCGACCCGCTGGCGCTGGATAACCAGTTCTGCTTCGCGCTGTATTCCGCGTCGCTGGCGATGACGAAAACCTACAAGCCCTTCCTCGACAAGCTCGGCCTTACCTATCCGCAATACCTGGTAATGCTGGTGTTGTGGCAACAGGACGATATCCTGGTGAAATCCATCGGCGAAAAGCTGTTTCTCGACTCGGGCACGCTCACCCCACTGCTCAAGCGGCTGGAAGCTTCCTCGCTGATCGCACGTACGCGCGACGAAGCGGACGAGCGCCAGGTCAGGATCACGCTGACCAAGGAAGGCCGCGCGCTCAAGAAGAAAGCGCAGTCCATTCCGCACCAGGTGCTGTGCGCAAGCGGCCAATCGCTCGATGCGCTGGAAAAGCTGCGCGAGCAATTGTCGGCCATCCGCAACGACCTCACCCGTGGCAACGGCGGCTAG
- a CDS encoding YjgN family protein, which produces MADATIGVYARGMPAGRTEPALQSAAGAARRDAVRAGAKQGDALRFSFTGSGSEYFRIWIVNLLLTILTLGVYSAWAKVRRLQYFYRNTRIDGSIFDYHGNPKAILKGRILALALLAAYKISFDVSKPVALLVVLVLAAVMPWLLARAFRFKMANSSYRGLRFHFRGTVGQAYRMLILFPVVLAFIGVFVWSLVTSFSRNPGIGTLLIVGLLPLLALGATVPLAHYLLKRYQHDNTDFGQAPFFFHARPADFFKIYGKAVGFFFLGSIPAAVFAFLTMGLYKVLLDTIFGWLFQLLYGLMSAYAFYLFVRTYLESRIQNLVWNHTELGEHRFESKVSARKLLWIHASNLMLTTLTFGLYKPFAVVRLTRYRVESMALVPAGSLEDFLADQTVDHAGAVGQEAGDLFDIDIAL; this is translated from the coding sequence ATGGCGGACGCGACCATCGGCGTCTATGCCCGCGGCATGCCGGCGGGACGGACGGAGCCGGCGTTGCAATCGGCAGCCGGCGCGGCGCGGCGTGATGCCGTCCGGGCTGGCGCGAAGCAGGGCGATGCCTTGCGGTTCAGCTTTACCGGCAGCGGTTCCGAATATTTCCGCATCTGGATCGTCAACCTGCTGCTGACGATCCTGACCCTGGGCGTGTATTCCGCCTGGGCCAAGGTCAGGCGTCTGCAGTACTTCTACCGCAATACCCGCATCGACGGTTCCATCTTCGACTACCACGGCAATCCGAAGGCGATCCTGAAGGGCCGCATCCTGGCGCTGGCGCTGCTGGCGGCCTACAAGATTTCATTCGACGTCTCCAAGCCGGTCGCGCTGCTGGTGGTGCTGGTACTGGCCGCCGTCATGCCCTGGCTGCTGGCACGCGCGTTCCGCTTCAAGATGGCCAACTCCAGCTATCGCGGACTGCGCTTCCATTTTCGCGGTACCGTCGGCCAGGCTTACCGCATGCTGATCCTGTTTCCTGTCGTGCTGGCTTTCATCGGCGTGTTCGTGTGGAGCCTGGTCACGTCGTTCTCGCGCAATCCCGGCATCGGCACGCTGCTGATCGTCGGCCTGCTGCCGCTGCTGGCGCTGGGCGCGACCGTGCCGCTCGCGCATTACCTGCTTAAGCGCTACCAGCACGACAACACCGATTTCGGCCAGGCGCCGTTCTTCTTCCATGCGCGTCCGGCCGACTTCTTCAAGATTTACGGCAAGGCGGTCGGGTTCTTTTTCCTCGGATCGATTCCCGCGGCTGTGTTCGCCTTCCTCACCATGGGCCTGTACAAGGTCTTGCTCGACACGATCTTCGGCTGGCTGTTCCAGCTGCTGTACGGCTTGATGAGCGCCTACGCGTTCTACCTGTTCGTGCGCACCTACCTCGAAAGCCGCATCCAGAACCTCGTGTGGAACCATACCGAGCTCGGCGAACACCGTTTCGAAAGCAAGGTCAGCGCGCGCAAGCTGCTTTGGATACATGCCAGCAACCTGATGCTGACCACGCTGACCTTCGGCCTGTACAAGCCGTTCGCGGTGGTGCGCCTGACGCGCTACCGGGTAGAGAGCATGGCGCTGGTTCCCGCTGGCAGCCTGGAGGATTTCCTGGCCGACCAGACAGTGGACCATGCCGGCGCGGTCGGGCAGGAAGCCGGCGACTTGTTCGACATCGATATCGCCCTATGA
- a CDS encoding TPM domain-containing protein, which produces MKTHSKMLSRLWKHLTATSATGRRAFPPATLKAIEQAIADGETRHRAEVRMIVEPALGLQAVLQHMSARERARELFAHYRVWDTEENCGVLVYVNLADHKVEIVADRGAGRAISNAEWQAVCHTMTHGFARGAFHDSVLAALDQLNRLLQERYPGDGSRANELADRPVVL; this is translated from the coding sequence ATGAAGACGCATTCGAAGATGCTATCGCGGCTGTGGAAGCACCTGACCGCGACCAGCGCGACGGGTCGGCGCGCCTTTCCGCCTGCGACGCTGAAGGCGATCGAACAAGCCATCGCCGACGGCGAAACACGGCACCGCGCCGAGGTGCGCATGATCGTGGAACCGGCGCTCGGCCTGCAGGCGGTGCTGCAGCACATGTCCGCGCGCGAGCGCGCCCGTGAACTGTTTGCGCACTACCGCGTCTGGGACACCGAAGAGAACTGCGGCGTGCTGGTGTACGTGAATCTGGCCGACCACAAGGTCGAGATCGTCGCCGACCGAGGCGCCGGGCGCGCCATTTCCAACGCCGAGTGGCAGGCGGTGTGCCACACGATGACGCACGGCTTTGCGCGCGGCGCCTTCCATGACAGCGTCCTGGCGGCGCTCGATCAGCTCAACCGGCTGCTGCAGGAACGCTATCCCGGCGACGGCTCGCGCGCCAACGAGCTGGCCGACAGGCCGGTGGTGCTATGA